Proteins found in one Eretmochelys imbricata isolate rEreImb1 chromosome 9, rEreImb1.hap1, whole genome shotgun sequence genomic segment:
- the DBR1 gene encoding lariat debranching enzyme, whose translation MKVAVAGCCHGELDKLYETLELLQRRHNVRIDLLLCCGDFQAVRNEADLRCMAVSAKYRHMQTFYRYYSGEKKAPVLTIFIGGNHEASNHLQELPYGGWVAPNIYYLGYAGVVKYRGVRIGGISGIFKSHDYKKGHFECPPYNQQTVRSAYHVRNIEVFKLKQLKHPMDIFMSHDWPRSIYHYGNKKQLLKMKSFFRQEVENNTLGSPAASELLQHFQPTYWFSAHLHVKFAALMQHQTNIEGQLPKATKFLALDKCLPHRDFLQVIDIDHDPNASDSLEYDIEWLAVLKATNNLINVTSNAWNMPENNGLHAKWDYSATEGALKEILEELSHNLKIPCNFSVTAACYDPNKPQKNMEPVHIISPQTTEFCAQFGLTDINDRIQQVKEERSVRGEYEEEEEMDSTESVEEPSEYYTDNSGLSFSINPDEIMLDEEGGDEDQSTCSVDPSPDHPPDFSASFSDTRIMPDSMMVSSDDAMDSTNEDVEKSGVSEQTEEKSLNERALKRIGKNENGNSAMKKIKRRNQAIYATEDEDKV comes from the exons ATGAAGGTGGCGGTGGCCGGCTGCTGCCATGGCGAGCTGGACAAGCTCTACGAGACGTTGGAGCTGCTGCAGCGGCGGCACAACGTGCGTATCGACCTGCTGCTGTGCTGCGGCGACTTCCAGGCCGTGCGCAACGAGGCGGATCTACGCTGCATGGCCGTGTCGGCCAAGTACCGCCACATGCAGACCTTCTACCG GTATTATTCAGGAGAGAAGAAGGCTCCTGTTCTCACGATCTTTATCGGGGGTAATCATGAAGCCTCAAATCACTTGCAGGAATTGCCATATGGAGGATGGGTGGCACCAAACATATATTACCTTG GTTATGCAGGAGTAGTAAAATATCGTGGTGTAAGAATTGGTGGAATTTCTGGCATTTTCAAATCTCATGATTATAAAAAAG GTCATTTTGAGTGTCCTCCATACAATCAGCAGACCGTAAGAAGTGCGTACCATGTGAGGAATATTGAAGTCTTCAAACTCAAACAG CTAAAGCATCCTATGGATATATTTAtgtcacatgattggccaagaaGTATATATCACTATGGAAACAAGAAACAGCTTCTTAAAATGAAATCTTTCTTCCGCCAAGAAGTGGAAAACAATACATTGGGAAGCCCTGCTGCTTCAGAGCTTCTGCAGCACTTTCAACCCACGTATTGGTTCTCAGCACATCTTCACGTAAAATTTGCAGCTTTAATGCAACACCAg ACAAACATTGAAGGACAGCTGCCAAAAGCAACAAAATTTTTGGCTCTGGATAAATGTCTGCCACACAGAGACTTCTTGCAG GTAATAGATATAGACCATGACCCCAACGCATCTGATTCTCTGGAATATGACATTGAATGGCTTGCTGTTCTCAAGGCTACTAACAATCTTATTAATGTGACTTCAAACGCATGGAACATGCCTGAAAACAATGGCCTCCATGCAAA GTGGGATTACAGTGCAACAGAAGGAGCCCTCAAAGAGATATTGGAAGAGCTGAGCCATAACCTCAAAATTCCTTGCAATTTCAGTGTGACAGCTGCTTGCTATGACCCCAACAAACCGCAGAAAAATATGGAACCAGTTCATATAATCAGTCCGCAGACCACTGAGTTTTGTGCCCAGTTTGGTCTCACCGATATTAATGACAGGATTCAGCAAGTGAAAGAAGAGCGCTCAGTTCGGGGAGaatatgaggaggaggaggaaatggacaGTACTGAGTCAGTGGAGGAGCCCAGTGAATATTATACAGATAATTCTGGGCTGTCTTTTTCTATTAACCCAGATGAAATAATGCTGGATGAAGAGGGTGGTGATGAAGATCAAAGTACTTGTTCTGTGGATCCTTCACCTGATCATCCTCCTGACTTTTCAGCAAGTTTTTCTGACACCAGGATCATGCCAGATTCCATGATGGTATCCTCTGATGATGCTATGGACTCCACCAATGAAGACGTGGAGAAATCTGGTGTGAGTGAGCAGACTGAAGAGAAGAGCTTAAATGAAAGAGCTTTAAAGCGGattggtaaaaatgagaacggAAACAGTGCCATGAAGAAAATTAAAAGACGGAATCAGGCTATCTATGCCACAGAGGATGAAGATAAAGTATAA